A single genomic interval of Streptomyces sp. NBC_00663 harbors:
- a CDS encoding ATP-binding SpoIIE family protein phosphatase, producing the protein MNFTRWSARLPGTQRRAAARTDHELTPERLGEGAVPAARAEQLTDDTPPVPAVDELPVREVLDRVPALVALVHGPDHRLAYVNDAYVTAFGPRSPGASASEALPELHETGLLPLLDQVLRSGKPRTVKSRKAPDGRSYTFTCTPVTEGDTAGVLVFATDVTDHAEAAERLRASERRQRETAVTLQRSLLPQVLEEPDDLRIAATYQPGGTEAAVGGDWYDVITLGGGRTALVIGDVMGRGVRAAAVMGQLRTAVRAYARLDLPPHEILQLLDGLATEIDANQIATCVYAIHDPNEGKLVYASAGHLPILVRDESGAVLRADEPTGPPLGTGGWIHSSGSIPLGPGSTAVLYTDGLVERRNEDLDEGIASLERALSGATGTPQVVCDRLVRSAGVTADHDDDVAVLVLQHPSRTGPDSDLFRNAALELLGGVEAAPRARAFASGVLTSWRFPAELHDLGVLAASELVANSLQHGTPPMRLRLRRTDRRLIIEVTDGDDHLPRRRKAEPGDESGRGIAIVATIASNWGSRRTPGGGKAVWCEFVLPKG; encoded by the coding sequence GTGAACTTCACGCGCTGGAGCGCCCGGCTCCCCGGAACGCAGCGCCGCGCAGCCGCGCGGACCGACCACGAGCTCACCCCCGAGCGACTCGGGGAGGGCGCCGTACCCGCGGCCCGCGCCGAACAACTCACCGACGACACCCCACCCGTGCCCGCCGTCGACGAACTCCCTGTGCGCGAGGTCCTCGACCGCGTCCCGGCCCTGGTGGCCCTGGTCCACGGCCCCGACCACCGCCTCGCCTACGTCAACGACGCCTATGTGACCGCCTTCGGCCCACGATCCCCCGGCGCATCCGCGAGCGAAGCCCTCCCCGAGCTCCACGAGACGGGCCTCCTCCCGCTCCTCGACCAGGTCCTGCGCAGCGGCAAGCCCCGCACCGTCAAGTCCCGCAAGGCACCCGACGGCCGCTCCTACACCTTCACCTGCACCCCGGTAACCGAGGGCGACACCGCCGGCGTCCTCGTCTTCGCCACCGACGTCACCGACCACGCCGAGGCCGCCGAGCGCCTCAGAGCGAGCGAGCGCCGCCAGCGCGAAACCGCCGTCACCCTCCAGCGCTCCCTCCTCCCCCAGGTCCTGGAGGAGCCCGACGACCTCCGCATCGCCGCCACCTACCAGCCCGGCGGCACCGAAGCCGCGGTCGGCGGCGACTGGTACGACGTCATCACCCTCGGCGGCGGCCGCACCGCCCTCGTCATCGGCGACGTCATGGGCAGAGGCGTCCGCGCGGCAGCCGTCATGGGCCAACTCCGTACGGCGGTCAGGGCCTACGCCCGCCTCGACCTCCCGCCGCACGAGATCCTCCAGCTCCTCGACGGCCTCGCCACCGAGATCGACGCCAACCAGATCGCCACCTGCGTGTACGCCATCCACGACCCCAACGAGGGCAAGCTGGTCTACGCCTCCGCCGGCCACCTCCCGATCCTCGTCCGCGACGAGAGCGGCGCGGTGCTCCGCGCGGACGAGCCCACGGGCCCGCCCCTCGGCACCGGCGGCTGGATCCACTCCTCGGGCTCGATCCCACTCGGCCCCGGCTCCACGGCGGTCCTCTACACGGACGGCCTGGTGGAGCGCAGGAACGAGGACCTGGACGAGGGAATCGCGTCGTTGGAGCGCGCGCTGTCCGGTGCGACCGGCACACCCCAGGTCGTCTGCGACCGCCTCGTCCGCTCGGCAGGCGTCACCGCCGACCACGACGACGACGTGGCCGTCCTGGTCCTCCAGCATCCGTCCCGCACGGGCCCCGACAGCGACCTCTTCCGCAACGCCGCGCTCGAACTCCTCGGCGGAGTGGAGGCGGCCCCACGCGCGCGTGCCTTCGCCTCCGGCGTGCTCACCAGCTGGCGGTTCCCCGCGGAGCTGCATGACCTGGGGGTGCTGGCGGCGAGTGAACTGGTCGCGAACTCGTTGCAGCACGGAACACCACCGATGCGGCTGCGGCTACGCCGCACCGACCGGCGGCTGATCATCGAGGTGACGGACGGAGACGACCATCTGCCTCGGCGCCGTAAGGCCGAACCCGGGGACGAGTCGGGGCGGGGGATCGCGAT